In Hermetia illucens chromosome 1, iHerIll2.2.curated.20191125, whole genome shotgun sequence, one genomic interval encodes:
- the LOC119654755 gene encoding uncharacterized protein LOC119654755: MTPEDGSRVLVLSLRNGEDCKPGNFDTTFTFQIWQHVKIEVFGNGEITIMGKVLPGLTRCKTKSRYPKGCPFNDIDGGDDVEWVQKYGINKFEKGEEERIKEILRRNGSHHDYYGDDIIRIQREFDR; this comes from the exons ATGACACCTGAGGATGGTTCAAGGGTGCTTGTACTAAGCTTAAGGAATGGAGAGGATTGCAAACCTGGAAATTTCGATACGACATTTACATTTCAAATCTGGCAACATGTTAAGATTGAAGTATTTG GTAATGGTGAAATTACTATAATGGGAAAAGTGTTGCCAGGTTTGACTAGATGTAAGACGAAAAGCCGATATCCGAAGGGTTGTCCGTTCAACGACATAGATGGTGGTGATGATGTTGAATGGGTGCAAAAATatggaataaataaatttgaaaaaggtgaagaggAAAGAATTAAAGAGATTCTTCGCCGAAATGGAAGTCATCATGATTATTATGGAGATGATATCATACGAATTCAGCGGGAGTTTGAtcgataa